One window of the Shewanella cyperi genome contains the following:
- the guaB gene encoding IMP dehydrogenase: MLRLIKEALTFDDVLLVPAHSTVLPNTAILKTRLTKKIELNIPLVSAAMDTVTEARLAIAMAQEGGIGFIHKNMSIEAQAEEVRKVKIYEAGVVQQPVTVTPETTLAELKVLTERNGFAGYPVVNQANELVGIITGRDVRFVTDWSLQVVEVMTPKERLVTVPEGTKLDEVQKLMHANRIEKVLVVDDNFRLKGLITVKDFEKAERKPNACKDELGRLRVGAAVGAGAGNEERVDALVKAGVDVLLIDSSHGHSEGVLQRIRDTRARHPNLQIIGGNVATAEGALALVEAGVDAVKVGIGPGSICTTRIVTGVGVPQITAVSDAAAAVKHLDIPVIADGGIRFSGDLAKALAAGASVVMAGSMFAGTDEAPGETELYQGRAYKSYRGMGSLGAMSQGSSDRYFQSDNAADKLVPEGIEGRVPYKGKLKEIIHQHMGGLRSCMGLTGCATIKELGEKAQFVKVTSAGMGESHVHDVTITKEAPNYRTGG, translated from the coding sequence ATGCTACGTTTGATTAAAGAAGCGCTTACCTTTGACGATGTGTTATTGGTGCCAGCGCACTCCACCGTACTCCCTAATACCGCGATCCTCAAAACTCGTCTGACCAAAAAAATCGAGCTCAATATACCTCTGGTGTCTGCTGCCATGGACACTGTGACCGAGGCACGCCTGGCGATCGCCATGGCCCAGGAAGGTGGTATTGGCTTTATCCATAAAAACATGAGTATTGAGGCCCAGGCCGAAGAAGTCCGCAAGGTCAAAATCTACGAAGCCGGTGTGGTACAACAACCCGTGACAGTGACACCGGAAACTACCCTGGCCGAGCTCAAGGTACTGACAGAGCGCAACGGCTTTGCCGGTTATCCCGTGGTAAACCAGGCCAATGAACTGGTGGGCATAATCACAGGTCGTGACGTGCGTTTCGTGACCGACTGGAGCCTCCAGGTTGTTGAGGTCATGACACCGAAAGAGCGTCTGGTGACTGTGCCTGAAGGCACCAAGCTCGACGAAGTGCAGAAGCTGATGCACGCCAACCGCATCGAGAAGGTGCTGGTGGTGGATGACAATTTCCGTCTCAAGGGTCTCATCACAGTTAAAGATTTCGAAAAAGCCGAGCGCAAACCCAACGCCTGTAAGGACGAATTGGGTCGTCTGCGCGTCGGTGCTGCTGTCGGTGCCGGCGCCGGCAACGAAGAGCGTGTCGATGCCCTGGTCAAGGCCGGTGTGGACGTGCTGCTGATTGACTCCTCCCACGGCCATTCCGAAGGCGTGCTGCAGCGTATCCGTGATACCCGCGCAAGACATCCCAATCTGCAAATCATAGGTGGCAACGTGGCCACTGCCGAAGGTGCCTTGGCACTGGTGGAAGCCGGTGTTGATGCGGTGAAAGTGGGTATTGGCCCCGGCTCTATTTGTACCACCCGTATCGTGACCGGTGTGGGCGTACCGCAGATCACCGCCGTATCCGATGCCGCCGCTGCCGTTAAGCACCTGGACATCCCTGTGATTGCCGACGGCGGTATCCGCTTCTCCGGCGATCTGGCCAAGGCGCTGGCCGCCGGTGCCTCAGTGGTGATGGCCGGCTCCATGTTTGCCGGTACCGACGAAGCCCCGGGTGAAACCGAGCTGTATCAAGGCCGTGCCTACAAGTCATACCGTGGTATGGGATCCCTTGGCGCCATGAGCCAGGGCTCTTCCGACCGCTACTTCCAGAGCGATAACGCCGCCGACAAGCTGGTACCCGAAGGCATCGAAGGCCGTGTACCCTACAAGGGCAAGCTCAAGGAAATTATCCATCAGCACATGGGCGGCCTGCGTTCCTGCATGGGCCTGACCGGTTGCGCCACCATCAAGGAGCTGGGTGAGAAGGCCCAGTTCGTCAAGGTGACCTCCGCCGGCATGGGCGAGTCCCACGTGCACGACGTGACCATTACCAAGGAAGCCCCGAACTACCGTACCGGCGGCTGA